CATAAAGATAAATCCATAAGTTTGAATCTATAAAAACTCTATCTTTCATGTAATTCATCCCGGTTAAATTTATAATCTTTAGGAATATTTATTCTGCTTCTCTTAACAAATTCCAAAAAATTATCTTTCTTTTTCTTTTCTTCATCTATAATGATAACTTTTAATCTCTTTCCTTCGCAAAAGTCTAATTTTTCATCGATTTTCAAAGCATTATTATTATAAGTTGCAGTTGCTATTTTATACATAATCTTTTCTCCTTCAAAAATTAATTTTTCCTTGTTTTTTAGAATATCAAAACTCCTAAAACACTTCTAATAACAGTTAACGAATAATTGATGTGATCTTCAATTTCCTGAAAATATTCATCTATCATGTTAATTCTATCAAATCTTTGTTATGGTCGAGCCAAATTTCATATTCTCCAGCCCATTGGATAAAATCGTTATTTTCATCACCGAGTTCACCATTTTGAAACTTTTTATAAAATTCTTTGGTTTTGAGAGAATGCTTGCTTTCATAAGAAATGAGATCTGATTCAATATTCTTCATTCCTTTTT
This window of the Candidatus Cloacimonadota bacterium genome carries:
- a CDS encoding DUF104 domain-containing protein produces the protein MYKIATATYNNNALKIDEKLDFCEGKRLKVIIIDEEKKKKDNFLEFVKRSRINIPKDYKFNRDELHER